The Faecalibacterium sp. I3-3-89 sequence AAGGTAGATGCACAAACGGATTCAAGCCGTCAAAAGAATAGAGTATTTGTTGTTCATGGGCATGATGAAGCACTTAAAGAAAAAGTGGCAAGGCTCCTTGAAAAACAAGGGCTTGAAGCAATTATCTTGAGTGAACAGGCTAATAAGGGCAAGACGATCATTGAGAAGTTTGAAGAAAACAGTGATGTGGGTGCTGCAATTTGCCTGTTTACTGGTGATGATATTGGAAAAGAAAAAAGTGAAGCCGTAGAGAAGCAACGCGCACGACAGAATGTCGTGTATGAAGCGGGTTATTTTATGGGAAAACTGGGGCGGGAGAGAGTTATAATGTTAGTAGATGAAGGTGTAGAACTTCCGTCCGATTTACAAGGGGTCGTTTACACAGATTCAGAAAGTTGGAAAACTGAGGTTTTACAAGAATTACAGAGCATTGGCTATGAAATCGACTTTAATAAACTTTTCAAAAGATGATGAATGACAGAAGGATTTCATGTTTTAAGCTACATACAGGCAACTGTTCATTCCAATAGATGAGCAAGGGAAGGAGGTCCCAACCATGACCGAACAAGCACTCCGCAAAATGATTGCTGCCGGGGAAAGCACACGGCAGGAGTTTAAGTCGTGGGTGAAGTGCAAGGACTGCCGGCAGCGGAAAGAGTTGGCGGTAAAAAGTGCGGTTGCGCTGGCAAATACAAAGGGCGGCGTTCTGCTGTTTGGCGTGGAAGATGACGGCACCATTACGGGCTGCCCCAAGAGCGACCCGCAGGCACTGATGGAAGCCATCTACGATATGACCCGGCCCAGCCTGTTTACCGAAATCAAGCCGGTGGAAACCTCTGACGGTGTGGTGCTGGTGGTATCGGTGGAGAAATCCAATTCTCATGTTGCCACCACCGGCGGCATCTATTACAGACGGCTGGGGAATGTGACAAAGCCCGACTACCCGGCAAACGATGTGTACTCCCCTGCCGATAACCCGGATTTTTCGGCAAAGATCGTGGAGGGCGCAACCGAAAGCGACATTGAC is a genomic window containing:
- a CDS encoding TIR domain-containing protein yields the protein MTDYQKLEAIYNEIDTLIAKRVMAESPEFESWHSRAERFLVNHFGPTTYEVTDFSNTLFSPTMYVPGADYIRISTCCNGLKKTKDVFKDYLTEIKEEMLVKDKESKVDAQTDSSRQKNRVFVVHGHDEALKEKVARLLEKQGLEAIILSEQANKGKTIIEKFEENSDVGAAICLFTGDDIGKEKSEAVEKQRARQNVVYEAGYFMGKLGRERVIMLVDEGVELPSDLQGVVYTDSESWKTEVLQELQSIGYEIDFNKLFKR